From a single Nothobranchius furzeri strain GRZ-AD chromosome 9, NfurGRZ-RIMD1, whole genome shotgun sequence genomic region:
- the LOC107381406 gene encoding F-actin-monooxygenase mical2b isoform X1 has product MGEMEEDCDNVGKLFENFIQASTCKGTLQAFNVLCRRLDLDPAEHKTFYSGLKAKVTSWKAKALWSKLDKRMSHKEYKKGQACEGTKCLIIGGGPCGLRTAIELTLMGAKVVVIEKRDSFSRNNVLHLWPYTIHDLRGLGAKKFYGKFCAGAIDHISIQQLQLILLKVALIVAVEFHINVEFIKLLEPLENQEKEGIGWRAAIRPADHPVANFDFDVVVGADGRRNTLEGFKRKEFRGKLAIAITANFINRNTTAEAKVEEISGVAFIFNQKFFLNLKEETGIDLENIVYYRDNTHYFVMTAKKQSLLDKGVVINDYVDTQMLLSSENVNQEALLSYAREAADFGTNYQLPTLDFAMNHCGQPDVAMFDFTCMYASENAALARERFGHQLLVALVGDSLLEPFWPMGTGCARGFLAAFDTAWMVKSWAEGRTVLEVLSERESIYRLLPQTTPENIAKNFDQYTIDPATRYPNLNSSCVRPHQVRHLYITEELKCCSLERAATIRRPVNLSRRESEIRPSRLLTWCQKQTEGYRNVSITDLTSSWRSGMALCALIHRFKPQLIDFDSLNEGDHTTNLQLAFDVSEHDFGIRPFMSVKELSAGEELDKTRMSAYLSKFYELFRGTPLPVSESRQVDENNECPSKEVRTNNMFSLALARKRVPKEEKSGSVDSIYKRRRKFYLEEATNLSSNGSTQRDERDPKENKVRSMATQLLAKFESKNNFTIHKTQSDCETSLLLPAFIHTESPPVKLRPPVPPKPPSVSQVVWRWRHRDIFIYVQLKSILRFKSGFSCSHSSFEVSIKKAAEQLVHIPPKILLNPQLQFQPRHQLQLSVVRLRHANQTCAEVKPEPPSESPDPPAPPPSCHSAIRFMTRVLHRLKEVDEHVSEKKAQTQQVREFQTKSIKEKAVHIRRLFSEDGSDVLKGSSIRRTFSQMSEKCHSCGKRVYMVERICAEGLYFHRECFRCSTCRSALQQGAHAFNSEEGKLYCKHHFDQRNNGTNLKRTFSLPANCNRVLERRAADEKTPPSSDTAHLQSEPDAGTCTSFISRSLSWPLNVIRAACNAPRYLSRRVHGAARALTSHLRNNLHDYTLLYELLSMSLPLLFVLQEVLLQMYTEAVPDEPSLLQPVLLWLQEQIRIL; this is encoded by the exons ATGGGGGAGATGGAGGAGGATTGCGACAACGTGGGGAAGCTGTTTGAGAACTTCATCCAAGCTTCCACCTGTAAAGGAACCCTTCAGGCCTTCAATGTCCTCTGCAGACGTTTGGACCTGGACCCCGCCGAGCACAAGACCTTCTATAGTGGTCTGAAGGCGAAAGTCACTTCCTGGAAGGCCAAAGCTCTGTGGAGCAAACTGGACAAGAGGATGTCCCATAAGGAGTACAAGAAGGGCCAGGCTTGTGAGGGCACTAAG TGCCTCATCATCGGAGGAGGTCCGTGCGGCTTGCGGACAGCCATCGAGCTCACCTTGATGGGTGCTAAAGTGGTGGTCATCGAGAAGAGGGACTCTTTTTCCAGGAACAATGTCCTCCATCTTTGGCCTTACACCATTCATGACCTGCGGGGCCTCGGCGCCAAAAAGTTCTATGGAAAATTTTGCGCTGGAGCCATAGACCACATCA GCattcagcagctgcagctgatcctcCTGAAGGTCGCCCTGATTGTTGCAGTGGAGTTTCACATTAATGTGGAGTTCATCAAGCTGCTGGAACCGCTAGAGAATCAGGAAAAGGAAG GGATTGGGTGGAGGGCTGCAATCCGACCTGCTGATCACCCGGTGGCTAACTTTGACTTTGACGTGGTGGTGGGGGCTGATGGGCGGAGGAATACATTGGAAG GTTTCAAAAGAAAAGAGTTTAGAGGCAAACTGGCGATCGCCATCACGGCCAACTTCATCAACAGGAACACCACCGCTGAGGCCAAAGTGGAGGAGATCAGCGGCGTGGCCTTCATCTTCAACCAGAAGTTCTTTCTCAACCTCAAAGAggagacag GTATTGATCTGGAGAACATTGTTTACTACAGGGACAACACACATTACTTTGTCATGACGGCAAAGAAGCAGAGTCTGCTGGACAAGGGGGTTGTCATTAAT GATTACGTCGACACCCAGATGCTGCTGAGCAGCGAGAACGTCAACCAGGAGGCTCTTCTGAGCTACGCCCGAGAGGCTGCTGACTTTGGCACCAACTACCAGCTTCCCACTCTGGATTTTGCCATGAACCACTGCGGGCAGCCGGATGTGGCGATGTTTGACTTCACATGCATGTACGCATCAGAGAACGCCGCTCTGGCCAGGGAGAGGTTTGGACACCAGCTGCTGGTGGCACTGGTTGGAGACAGTCTTCTAGAG CCATTCTGGCCGATGGGAACAGGCTGTGCCCGAGGTTTCCTGGCTGCTTTTGACACGGCGTGGATGGTAAAGAGCTGGGCCGAAGGTCGGACGGTCCTGGAGGTGCTCTCAGAGAG GGAGAGTATTTACCGACTGCTACCACAAACAACCCCTGAAAACATTGCTAAGAACTTCGATCAGTATACCATCGACCCCGCAACTCGATACCCCAACCTCAACTCCTCCTGCGTCAGGCCTCACCAG GTGCGTCACCTGTACATCACCGAAGAGCTGAAGTGCTGCTCTCTGGAGCGTGCTGCTACCATACGACGACCCGTCAACCTCTCCAGGAGAG AATCTGAGATCCGACCATCCAGGCTTCTCACCTGGTGCCAGAAACAGACTGAAGGATACAGGAATGTGTCCATCACAGACCTGACTTCCTCCTGGAGGAGTGGCATGGCTCTGTGCGCTCTTATCCACAGGTTTAAACCACAGCTAAT AGATTTTGACTCGTTAAATGAAGGTGACCACACTACCAACCTCCAGCTGGCTTTTGACGTCAGCGAACATGATTTTGGGATTCGACCGTTCATGTCCGTGAAGGAGCTGAGTGCTGGCGAGGAGCTGGATAAAACCAGGATGAGTGCCTACCTGTCCAAGTTCTACGAGCTCTTCCGTGGAACACCTCTACCTGTATCGG AATCCAGACAAGTGGATGAAAATAATGAATGTCCTTCAAAGGAAGTCAGAACTAACAACATGTTCAGTCTTGCACTGGCGAGGAAACGGGTACCAAAG GAAGAGAAGTCAGGCAGTGTGGACTCCATTTACAAAAGGAGGCGGAAATTCTATCTAGAGGAG GCCACCAATCTGTCAAGTAATGGCTCCACACAGCGAGACGAGCGGGATCCCAAAGAAAACAAAGTTCGCTCAATGGCTACTCAGCTTCTAGCCAAGTTCGAGAGTAAAAACAACTTCACCATCCATAAAACACAG TCAGACTGTGAGACGTCTCTGCTGCTCCCTGCTTTTATCCACACTGAGAGTCCGCCTGTGAAACTCAGGCCTCCCGTCCCACCTAAACCTCCGTCAGTGTCTCAGGTAGTCTGGAGGTGGAGACATCGTGACATCTTTATCTATGTTCAGCTCAAATCCATTTTGAGATTTAAATCAGGATTTTCCTGTTCACATAGCAGT TTTGAGGTCAGTATCAAAAAAGCGGCTGAACAGTTAGTCCACATTCCTCCAAAGATCCTGCTGAACCCCCAGTTGCAGTTCCAGCCTCGGCACCAGCTCCAGTTGTCAGTAGTGAGACTCAGACATGCTAATCAGACGTGTGCTGAGGTGAAGCCTGAGCCTCCATCTGAGAGTCCAGACCCCCCTGCTCCTCCTCCATCCTGCCACTCAGCTATCCGTTTCATGACAAGAGTTCTCCATCGCCTCAAGGAGGTGGATGAACACGTATCGGAG AAAAAGGCTCAGACACAACAAGTTAGAGAGTTTCAAACAAAAAGCATAAAGGAGAAAGCCGTTCACATTAGGAGGTTATTTTCCGAGGACGGTTCTGATGTACTCAAG GGCAGTTCCATACGGAGGACCTTTTCTCAGATGTCTGAAAAGTGTCACTCCTGTGGAAAGCGAGTTTATATGGTTGAGAGAATCTGTGCCGAGGGGCTCTACTTCCACAGGGAGTGTTTCCGCTGTTCAACCTGCAGGTCTGCTCTGCAACAAGGAGCACATGCGTTTAACTCTGAAGAAG GAAAGCTGTACTGCAAACACCACTTTGATCAACGCAACAATGGGACGAATCTAAAGAGGACCTTTTCTCTACCAGCT AACTGTAACCGAGTTCTGGAACGACGAGCTGCAGATGAAAAGACTCCCCCATCCAGCGATACAGCACACCTGCAGAGTGAACCTGATGCAGGTACCTGCACCTCGTTTATAAGCAGAAGCCTGAGCTGGCCTCTGAATGTGATTCGTGCTGCGTGCAACGCCCCCCGGTACCTCTCCCGCCGTGTGCATGGTGCAGCCCGGGCTCTCACCAGCCACCTGAGGAACAACTTACATGACTACACACTGCTGTATGAGCTACTGAGCATGAGCTTACCCCTATTGTTTGTTTTACAAGAGGTACTCCTGCAGATGTACACCGAGGCCGTGCCTGACGAGCCGAGCTTGCTGCAGCCTGTGCTGCTTTGGCTGCAGGAGCAAATCAGAATCCTCTAG
- the LOC107381406 gene encoding F-actin-monooxygenase mical2b isoform X4: protein MGEMEEDCDNVGKLFENFIQASTCKGTLQAFNVLCRRLDLDPAEHKTFYSGLKAKVTSWKAKALWSKLDKRMSHKEYKKGQACEGTKCLIIGGGPCGLRTAIELTLMGAKVVVIEKRDSFSRNNVLHLWPYTIHDLRGLGAKKFYGKFCAGAIDHISIQQLQLILLKVALIVAVEFHINVEFIKLLEPLENQEKEGIGWRAAIRPADHPVANFDFDVVVGADGRRNTLEGFKRKEFRGKLAIAITANFINRNTTAEAKVEEISGVAFIFNQKFFLNLKEETGIDLENIVYYRDNTHYFVMTAKKQSLLDKGVVINDYVDTQMLLSSENVNQEALLSYAREAADFGTNYQLPTLDFAMNHCGQPDVAMFDFTCMYASENAALARERFGHQLLVALVGDSLLEPFWPMGTGCARGFLAAFDTAWMVKSWAEGRTVLEVLSERESIYRLLPQTTPENIAKNFDQYTIDPATRYPNLNSSCVRPHQVRHLYITEELKCCSLERAATIRRPVNLSRRESEIRPSRLLTWCQKQTEGYRNVSITDLTSSWRSGMALCALIHRFKPQLIDFDSLNEGDHTTNLQLAFDVSEHDFGIRPFMSVKELSAGEELDKTRMSAYLSKFYELFRGTPLPVSESRQVDENNECPSKEVRTNNMFSLALARKRVPKEEKSGSVDSIYKRRRKFYLEEATNLSSNGSTQRDERDPKENKVRSMATQLLAKFESKNNFTIHKTQSDCETSLLLPAFIHTESPPVKLRPPVPPKPPSVSQVVWRWRHRDIFIYVQLKSILRFKSGFSCSHSSFEVSIKKAAEQLVHIPPKILLNPQLQFQPRHQLQLSVVRLRHANQTCAEVKPEPPSESPDPPAPPPSCHSAIRFMTRVLHRLKEVDEHVSEKKAQTQQVREFQTKSIKEKAVHIRRLFSEDGSDVLKGSSIRRTFSQMSEKCHSCGKRVYMVERICAEGLYFHRECFRCSTCRSALQQGAHAFNSEEGKLYCKHHFDQRNNGTNLKRTFSLPANCNRVLERRAADEKTPPSSDTAHLQSEPDAADAFFETCETDGWFEEMTL, encoded by the exons ATGGGGGAGATGGAGGAGGATTGCGACAACGTGGGGAAGCTGTTTGAGAACTTCATCCAAGCTTCCACCTGTAAAGGAACCCTTCAGGCCTTCAATGTCCTCTGCAGACGTTTGGACCTGGACCCCGCCGAGCACAAGACCTTCTATAGTGGTCTGAAGGCGAAAGTCACTTCCTGGAAGGCCAAAGCTCTGTGGAGCAAACTGGACAAGAGGATGTCCCATAAGGAGTACAAGAAGGGCCAGGCTTGTGAGGGCACTAAG TGCCTCATCATCGGAGGAGGTCCGTGCGGCTTGCGGACAGCCATCGAGCTCACCTTGATGGGTGCTAAAGTGGTGGTCATCGAGAAGAGGGACTCTTTTTCCAGGAACAATGTCCTCCATCTTTGGCCTTACACCATTCATGACCTGCGGGGCCTCGGCGCCAAAAAGTTCTATGGAAAATTTTGCGCTGGAGCCATAGACCACATCA GCattcagcagctgcagctgatcctcCTGAAGGTCGCCCTGATTGTTGCAGTGGAGTTTCACATTAATGTGGAGTTCATCAAGCTGCTGGAACCGCTAGAGAATCAGGAAAAGGAAG GGATTGGGTGGAGGGCTGCAATCCGACCTGCTGATCACCCGGTGGCTAACTTTGACTTTGACGTGGTGGTGGGGGCTGATGGGCGGAGGAATACATTGGAAG GTTTCAAAAGAAAAGAGTTTAGAGGCAAACTGGCGATCGCCATCACGGCCAACTTCATCAACAGGAACACCACCGCTGAGGCCAAAGTGGAGGAGATCAGCGGCGTGGCCTTCATCTTCAACCAGAAGTTCTTTCTCAACCTCAAAGAggagacag GTATTGATCTGGAGAACATTGTTTACTACAGGGACAACACACATTACTTTGTCATGACGGCAAAGAAGCAGAGTCTGCTGGACAAGGGGGTTGTCATTAAT GATTACGTCGACACCCAGATGCTGCTGAGCAGCGAGAACGTCAACCAGGAGGCTCTTCTGAGCTACGCCCGAGAGGCTGCTGACTTTGGCACCAACTACCAGCTTCCCACTCTGGATTTTGCCATGAACCACTGCGGGCAGCCGGATGTGGCGATGTTTGACTTCACATGCATGTACGCATCAGAGAACGCCGCTCTGGCCAGGGAGAGGTTTGGACACCAGCTGCTGGTGGCACTGGTTGGAGACAGTCTTCTAGAG CCATTCTGGCCGATGGGAACAGGCTGTGCCCGAGGTTTCCTGGCTGCTTTTGACACGGCGTGGATGGTAAAGAGCTGGGCCGAAGGTCGGACGGTCCTGGAGGTGCTCTCAGAGAG GGAGAGTATTTACCGACTGCTACCACAAACAACCCCTGAAAACATTGCTAAGAACTTCGATCAGTATACCATCGACCCCGCAACTCGATACCCCAACCTCAACTCCTCCTGCGTCAGGCCTCACCAG GTGCGTCACCTGTACATCACCGAAGAGCTGAAGTGCTGCTCTCTGGAGCGTGCTGCTACCATACGACGACCCGTCAACCTCTCCAGGAGAG AATCTGAGATCCGACCATCCAGGCTTCTCACCTGGTGCCAGAAACAGACTGAAGGATACAGGAATGTGTCCATCACAGACCTGACTTCCTCCTGGAGGAGTGGCATGGCTCTGTGCGCTCTTATCCACAGGTTTAAACCACAGCTAAT AGATTTTGACTCGTTAAATGAAGGTGACCACACTACCAACCTCCAGCTGGCTTTTGACGTCAGCGAACATGATTTTGGGATTCGACCGTTCATGTCCGTGAAGGAGCTGAGTGCTGGCGAGGAGCTGGATAAAACCAGGATGAGTGCCTACCTGTCCAAGTTCTACGAGCTCTTCCGTGGAACACCTCTACCTGTATCGG AATCCAGACAAGTGGATGAAAATAATGAATGTCCTTCAAAGGAAGTCAGAACTAACAACATGTTCAGTCTTGCACTGGCGAGGAAACGGGTACCAAAG GAAGAGAAGTCAGGCAGTGTGGACTCCATTTACAAAAGGAGGCGGAAATTCTATCTAGAGGAG GCCACCAATCTGTCAAGTAATGGCTCCACACAGCGAGACGAGCGGGATCCCAAAGAAAACAAAGTTCGCTCAATGGCTACTCAGCTTCTAGCCAAGTTCGAGAGTAAAAACAACTTCACCATCCATAAAACACAG TCAGACTGTGAGACGTCTCTGCTGCTCCCTGCTTTTATCCACACTGAGAGTCCGCCTGTGAAACTCAGGCCTCCCGTCCCACCTAAACCTCCGTCAGTGTCTCAGGTAGTCTGGAGGTGGAGACATCGTGACATCTTTATCTATGTTCAGCTCAAATCCATTTTGAGATTTAAATCAGGATTTTCCTGTTCACATAGCAGT TTTGAGGTCAGTATCAAAAAAGCGGCTGAACAGTTAGTCCACATTCCTCCAAAGATCCTGCTGAACCCCCAGTTGCAGTTCCAGCCTCGGCACCAGCTCCAGTTGTCAGTAGTGAGACTCAGACATGCTAATCAGACGTGTGCTGAGGTGAAGCCTGAGCCTCCATCTGAGAGTCCAGACCCCCCTGCTCCTCCTCCATCCTGCCACTCAGCTATCCGTTTCATGACAAGAGTTCTCCATCGCCTCAAGGAGGTGGATGAACACGTATCGGAG AAAAAGGCTCAGACACAACAAGTTAGAGAGTTTCAAACAAAAAGCATAAAGGAGAAAGCCGTTCACATTAGGAGGTTATTTTCCGAGGACGGTTCTGATGTACTCAAG GGCAGTTCCATACGGAGGACCTTTTCTCAGATGTCTGAAAAGTGTCACTCCTGTGGAAAGCGAGTTTATATGGTTGAGAGAATCTGTGCCGAGGGGCTCTACTTCCACAGGGAGTGTTTCCGCTGTTCAACCTGCAGGTCTGCTCTGCAACAAGGAGCACATGCGTTTAACTCTGAAGAAG GAAAGCTGTACTGCAAACACCACTTTGATCAACGCAACAATGGGACGAATCTAAAGAGGACCTTTTCTCTACCAGCT AACTGTAACCGAGTTCTGGAACGACGAGCTGCAGATGAAAAGACTCCCCCATCCAGCGATACAGCACACCTGCAGAGTGAACCTGATGCAG CTGACGCCTTTTTTGAAACATGTGAGACAGATGGATGGTTTGAAGAAATGACACTTTGA
- the LOC107381406 gene encoding F-actin-monooxygenase mical2b isoform X3 — protein sequence MGEMEEDCDNVGKLFENFIQASTCKGTLQAFNVLCRRLDLDPAEHKTFYSGLKAKVTSWKAKALWSKLDKRMSHKEYKKGQACEGTKCLIIGGGPCGLRTAIELTLMGAKVVVIEKRDSFSRNNVLHLWPYTIHDLRGLGAKKFYGKFCAGAIDHISIQQLQLILLKVALIVAVEFHINVEFIKLLEPLENQEKEGIGWRAAIRPADHPVANFDFDVVVGADGRRNTLEGFKRKEFRGKLAIAITANFINRNTTAEAKVEEISGVAFIFNQKFFLNLKEETGIDLENIVYYRDNTHYFVMTAKKQSLLDKGVVINDYVDTQMLLSSENVNQEALLSYAREAADFGTNYQLPTLDFAMNHCGQPDVAMFDFTCMYASENAALARERFGHQLLVALVGDSLLEPFWPMGTGCARGFLAAFDTAWMVKSWAEGRTVLEVLSERESIYRLLPQTTPENIAKNFDQYTIDPATRYPNLNSSCVRPHQVRHLYITEELKCCSLERAATIRRPVNLSRRESEIRPSRLLTWCQKQTEGYRNVSITDLTSSWRSGMALCALIHRFKPQLIDFDSLNEGDHTTNLQLAFDVSEHDFGIRPFMSVKELSAGEELDKTRMSAYLSKFYELFRGTPLPVSESRQVDENNECPSKEVRTNNMFSLALARKRVPKEEKSGSVDSIYKRRRKFYLEEATNLSSNGSTQRDERDPKENKVRSMATQLLAKFESKNNFTIHKTQSDCETSLLLPAFIHTESPPVKLRPPVPPKPPSVSQVVWRWRHRDIFIYVQLKSILRFKSGFSCSHSSFEVSIKKAAEQLVHIPPKILLNPQLQFQPRHQLQLSVVRLRHANQTCAEVKPEPPSESPDPPAPPPSCHSAIRFMTRVLHRLKEVDEHVSEGSSIRRTFSQMSEKCHSCGKRVYMVERICAEGLYFHRECFRCSTCRSALQQGAHAFNSEEGKLYCKHHFDQRNNGTNLKRTFSLPANCNRVLERRAADEKTPPSSDTAHLQSEPDAGTCTSFISRSLSWPLNVIRAACNAPRYLSRRVHGAARALTSHLRNNLHDYTLLYELLSMSLPLLFVLQEVLLQMYTEAVPDEPSLLQPVLLWLQEQIRIL from the exons ATGGGGGAGATGGAGGAGGATTGCGACAACGTGGGGAAGCTGTTTGAGAACTTCATCCAAGCTTCCACCTGTAAAGGAACCCTTCAGGCCTTCAATGTCCTCTGCAGACGTTTGGACCTGGACCCCGCCGAGCACAAGACCTTCTATAGTGGTCTGAAGGCGAAAGTCACTTCCTGGAAGGCCAAAGCTCTGTGGAGCAAACTGGACAAGAGGATGTCCCATAAGGAGTACAAGAAGGGCCAGGCTTGTGAGGGCACTAAG TGCCTCATCATCGGAGGAGGTCCGTGCGGCTTGCGGACAGCCATCGAGCTCACCTTGATGGGTGCTAAAGTGGTGGTCATCGAGAAGAGGGACTCTTTTTCCAGGAACAATGTCCTCCATCTTTGGCCTTACACCATTCATGACCTGCGGGGCCTCGGCGCCAAAAAGTTCTATGGAAAATTTTGCGCTGGAGCCATAGACCACATCA GCattcagcagctgcagctgatcctcCTGAAGGTCGCCCTGATTGTTGCAGTGGAGTTTCACATTAATGTGGAGTTCATCAAGCTGCTGGAACCGCTAGAGAATCAGGAAAAGGAAG GGATTGGGTGGAGGGCTGCAATCCGACCTGCTGATCACCCGGTGGCTAACTTTGACTTTGACGTGGTGGTGGGGGCTGATGGGCGGAGGAATACATTGGAAG GTTTCAAAAGAAAAGAGTTTAGAGGCAAACTGGCGATCGCCATCACGGCCAACTTCATCAACAGGAACACCACCGCTGAGGCCAAAGTGGAGGAGATCAGCGGCGTGGCCTTCATCTTCAACCAGAAGTTCTTTCTCAACCTCAAAGAggagacag GTATTGATCTGGAGAACATTGTTTACTACAGGGACAACACACATTACTTTGTCATGACGGCAAAGAAGCAGAGTCTGCTGGACAAGGGGGTTGTCATTAAT GATTACGTCGACACCCAGATGCTGCTGAGCAGCGAGAACGTCAACCAGGAGGCTCTTCTGAGCTACGCCCGAGAGGCTGCTGACTTTGGCACCAACTACCAGCTTCCCACTCTGGATTTTGCCATGAACCACTGCGGGCAGCCGGATGTGGCGATGTTTGACTTCACATGCATGTACGCATCAGAGAACGCCGCTCTGGCCAGGGAGAGGTTTGGACACCAGCTGCTGGTGGCACTGGTTGGAGACAGTCTTCTAGAG CCATTCTGGCCGATGGGAACAGGCTGTGCCCGAGGTTTCCTGGCTGCTTTTGACACGGCGTGGATGGTAAAGAGCTGGGCCGAAGGTCGGACGGTCCTGGAGGTGCTCTCAGAGAG GGAGAGTATTTACCGACTGCTACCACAAACAACCCCTGAAAACATTGCTAAGAACTTCGATCAGTATACCATCGACCCCGCAACTCGATACCCCAACCTCAACTCCTCCTGCGTCAGGCCTCACCAG GTGCGTCACCTGTACATCACCGAAGAGCTGAAGTGCTGCTCTCTGGAGCGTGCTGCTACCATACGACGACCCGTCAACCTCTCCAGGAGAG AATCTGAGATCCGACCATCCAGGCTTCTCACCTGGTGCCAGAAACAGACTGAAGGATACAGGAATGTGTCCATCACAGACCTGACTTCCTCCTGGAGGAGTGGCATGGCTCTGTGCGCTCTTATCCACAGGTTTAAACCACAGCTAAT AGATTTTGACTCGTTAAATGAAGGTGACCACACTACCAACCTCCAGCTGGCTTTTGACGTCAGCGAACATGATTTTGGGATTCGACCGTTCATGTCCGTGAAGGAGCTGAGTGCTGGCGAGGAGCTGGATAAAACCAGGATGAGTGCCTACCTGTCCAAGTTCTACGAGCTCTTCCGTGGAACACCTCTACCTGTATCGG AATCCAGACAAGTGGATGAAAATAATGAATGTCCTTCAAAGGAAGTCAGAACTAACAACATGTTCAGTCTTGCACTGGCGAGGAAACGGGTACCAAAG GAAGAGAAGTCAGGCAGTGTGGACTCCATTTACAAAAGGAGGCGGAAATTCTATCTAGAGGAG GCCACCAATCTGTCAAGTAATGGCTCCACACAGCGAGACGAGCGGGATCCCAAAGAAAACAAAGTTCGCTCAATGGCTACTCAGCTTCTAGCCAAGTTCGAGAGTAAAAACAACTTCACCATCCATAAAACACAG TCAGACTGTGAGACGTCTCTGCTGCTCCCTGCTTTTATCCACACTGAGAGTCCGCCTGTGAAACTCAGGCCTCCCGTCCCACCTAAACCTCCGTCAGTGTCTCAGGTAGTCTGGAGGTGGAGACATCGTGACATCTTTATCTATGTTCAGCTCAAATCCATTTTGAGATTTAAATCAGGATTTTCCTGTTCACATAGCAGT TTTGAGGTCAGTATCAAAAAAGCGGCTGAACAGTTAGTCCACATTCCTCCAAAGATCCTGCTGAACCCCCAGTTGCAGTTCCAGCCTCGGCACCAGCTCCAGTTGTCAGTAGTGAGACTCAGACATGCTAATCAGACGTGTGCTGAGGTGAAGCCTGAGCCTCCATCTGAGAGTCCAGACCCCCCTGCTCCTCCTCCATCCTGCCACTCAGCTATCCGTTTCATGACAAGAGTTCTCCATCGCCTCAAGGAGGTGGATGAACACGTATCGGAG GGCAGTTCCATACGGAGGACCTTTTCTCAGATGTCTGAAAAGTGTCACTCCTGTGGAAAGCGAGTTTATATGGTTGAGAGAATCTGTGCCGAGGGGCTCTACTTCCACAGGGAGTGTTTCCGCTGTTCAACCTGCAGGTCTGCTCTGCAACAAGGAGCACATGCGTTTAACTCTGAAGAAG GAAAGCTGTACTGCAAACACCACTTTGATCAACGCAACAATGGGACGAATCTAAAGAGGACCTTTTCTCTACCAGCT AACTGTAACCGAGTTCTGGAACGACGAGCTGCAGATGAAAAGACTCCCCCATCCAGCGATACAGCACACCTGCAGAGTGAACCTGATGCAGGTACCTGCACCTCGTTTATAAGCAGAAGCCTGAGCTGGCCTCTGAATGTGATTCGTGCTGCGTGCAACGCCCCCCGGTACCTCTCCCGCCGTGTGCATGGTGCAGCCCGGGCTCTCACCAGCCACCTGAGGAACAACTTACATGACTACACACTGCTGTATGAGCTACTGAGCATGAGCTTACCCCTATTGTTTGTTTTACAAGAGGTACTCCTGCAGATGTACACCGAGGCCGTGCCTGACGAGCCGAGCTTGCTGCAGCCTGTGCTGCTTTGGCTGCAGGAGCAAATCAGAATCCTCTAG